One part of the Granulicella arctica genome encodes these proteins:
- the pheS gene encoding phenylalanine--tRNA ligase subunit alpha translates to MTDAIPTLLTYDEPALDAAFATLAAEARATPTTDPEAFRLHWLGRKQGRLKLVSEAWLKSAPPEAKKALGIRFNQLKQQIEAALEAPAASAAPTRQGIDITLPGATRTPGIPHPLLKTMHEIVAVFHHLGYSTNLGPQVESDFYNFEALNFPPNHPARDTQDTLVIAAQQNRPARDRLLMRTHTSPVQIRTMIAQAPPIRIVIPGKVHRNDAADATHSPIFHQIEGLCVDTNITFSDLKGTLDHAMKALFGSAVKTRFFPSFFPFTEPSADVQISCIFCNGKGCRKCKHSGWIELLGCGMVDPAVFAAVTEERRKINPADDAYNPEKITGFAFGMGVERIAMIQHGISDIGHFYSGDMRFLEQFA, encoded by the coding sequence ATGACCGACGCAATCCCCACTCTCCTCACCTACGACGAACCCGCCCTCGACGCCGCCTTCGCCACCCTCGCCGCCGAGGCCCGCGCCACCCCCACGACCGATCCCGAGGCCTTCCGTCTCCACTGGCTCGGCCGCAAACAGGGCCGTCTCAAGCTCGTCAGCGAAGCCTGGCTAAAATCCGCGCCGCCCGAAGCCAAAAAAGCCCTCGGCATCCGCTTCAACCAGCTCAAGCAGCAGATCGAAGCCGCCCTCGAGGCTCCCGCCGCCAGCGCCGCGCCCACCAGGCAGGGAATCGACATCACCCTCCCCGGAGCCACCCGCACCCCCGGCATCCCGCACCCGCTCCTCAAGACCATGCACGAGATCGTGGCCGTCTTCCACCACCTCGGCTACTCTACCAACCTCGGCCCCCAGGTAGAGAGCGACTTCTACAACTTCGAAGCCCTCAACTTCCCCCCAAACCACCCCGCCCGCGACACCCAGGACACCCTCGTCATCGCCGCCCAGCAGAACCGTCCGGCCCGTGACCGTCTCCTCATGCGCACCCACACCTCGCCCGTCCAGATCCGCACCATGATTGCCCAGGCCCCGCCCATCCGCATCGTCATCCCCGGCAAGGTCCACCGCAACGACGCCGCCGACGCCACCCACTCCCCCATCTTCCATCAGATTGAGGGCCTCTGCGTCGACACCAACATCACCTTCTCCGACCTCAAAGGCACCCTCGACCACGCCATGAAGGCCCTCTTCGGTTCAGCCGTCAAAACCCGCTTCTTCCCATCGTTTTTTCCCTTCACCGAACCCAGCGCCGACGTCCAGATCTCCTGCATCTTCTGCAACGGCAAGGGCTGCCGCAAGTGCAAGCACTCCGGCTGGATCGAGCTCCTCGGCTGCGGCATGGTCGATCCCGCCGTCTTCGCCGCCGTCACCGAAGAACGCCGCAAAATCAACCCCGCCGACGACGCCTACAACCCCGAAAAGATCACCGGCTTCGCCTTCGGCATGGGCGTCGAACGCATCGCCATGATCCAGCACGGCATCTCCGACATAGGCCACTTCTACTCCGGCGACATGCGCTTCCTCGAGCAATTCGCGTAG
- a CDS encoding UbiA family prenyltransferase — translation MPDRSPSPAALCVDLDGTLVKSDTLYDSVLALARQHPAMLLKLPGWLKQGKAALKRHITASVELNVAHLPYNRELLQYLEQQHATGRPIYLATAADTTLAERVAAHLGLFAGVLASDGSVNLAGKNKLAAFQARFGDNFTYIGNALPDATLLANCLEPMVANPTPSLRAALRKANVTPVRTFIDAPSSFKSWLKAIRLHQWAKNILIFLPLLLAHAWSAGPIVGACIAFLSFGLCASATYIVNDLLDLEADRKHLRKRRRPFAAGDLSILSGIGVVALFLLTSLALALLLPTIVAAVAGAPILPRPYYFLEWLAIYAVTTSAYSFSLKRMVLVDVIVLSGLYTIRIIAGSAATGIPVSAWLGGFSIFFFLSLAFVKRFAELEGLRQRDPAPAQTPVQIQGRGYLVSDIEQLRTFGSASGYASVVVLTLYISDITTGAGQLYVHPHRLWLLVPVLLLWISRLWLLASRGQLDEDPVVYAITDKRSLFMGILVAVIVLISL, via the coding sequence ATGCCAGACCGCTCACCCAGTCCTGCCGCCCTATGCGTCGACCTCGACGGCACGCTCGTTAAGTCCGATACGCTCTACGACTCCGTCCTCGCCCTCGCCCGCCAGCACCCCGCCATGCTCCTCAAACTCCCCGGCTGGCTCAAGCAAGGCAAGGCGGCTCTCAAGCGCCACATCACCGCCTCAGTCGAGCTGAACGTCGCGCATCTGCCCTACAACCGCGAGCTGCTCCAGTATCTCGAGCAGCAACACGCCACCGGTCGCCCCATCTACCTCGCCACCGCCGCAGACACCACCCTCGCCGAACGCGTCGCTGCCCACCTCGGCCTCTTCGCCGGCGTCCTCGCCTCCGACGGAAGCGTCAACCTCGCCGGCAAGAACAAGCTCGCCGCATTCCAGGCCCGCTTCGGCGACAACTTCACCTACATCGGCAACGCCCTGCCCGACGCCACCCTCCTCGCGAACTGCCTCGAGCCCATGGTCGCCAACCCGACCCCCAGCCTGCGCGCTGCCCTCCGCAAGGCAAACGTAACCCCTGTCCGCACCTTCATCGATGCCCCGTCGTCGTTCAAATCCTGGCTCAAGGCCATCCGCCTGCACCAGTGGGCCAAGAACATCCTCATCTTCCTGCCCCTACTGCTCGCCCACGCCTGGTCCGCCGGTCCCATCGTCGGAGCCTGCATCGCCTTCCTGAGCTTCGGCCTCTGCGCCTCCGCCACCTACATCGTCAACGACCTCCTCGACCTCGAAGCCGACCGTAAACACCTCCGCAAGCGCCGCCGCCCCTTCGCCGCCGGAGACCTCTCCATCCTCTCCGGCATCGGCGTCGTGGCGCTCTTCCTGCTCACCTCGCTCGCCCTCGCGCTTCTCCTGCCGACCATCGTCGCCGCCGTCGCCGGCGCGCCCATCCTCCCCCGCCCCTACTACTTCCTGGAATGGCTCGCCATCTACGCCGTCACCACCTCGGCCTACTCCTTCAGCCTCAAGCGCATGGTCCTCGTGGACGTCATCGTCCTCTCCGGCCTCTACACCATCCGCATCATCGCCGGCTCCGCCGCCACAGGAATCCCCGTCTCCGCCTGGCTCGGCGGCTTCAGCATCTTCTTCTTCCTCTCCCTCGCCTTCGTCAAGCGCTTCGCCGAGCTCGAAGGCCTCCGCCAGCGCGATCCCGCTCCCGCCCAGACCCCCGTCCAGATCCAGGGCCGCGGCTACCTCGTCTCCGATATCGAACAGCTCCGCACCTTCGGCTCCGCCAGCGGATACGCCTCTGTCGTCGTCCTCACCCTCTATATCTCCGACATCACCACCGGCGCCGGCCAGCTCTACGTCCACCCCCACCGCCTCTGGCTCCTCGTCCCCGTCCTTCTTCTCTGGATCAGCCGCCTCTGGCTCCTCGCCTCCCGCGGCCAGCTCGACGAAGACCCTGTCGTCTACGCCATCACCGACAAGCGCAGCCTCTTCATGGGCATCCTGGTCGCCGTCATCGTCCTCATCTCGTTGTAG
- a CDS encoding multidrug efflux RND transporter permease subunit codes for MSPSRPFILRPVATSLLMVAILLAGAVAYLQLPVSALPEVDYPTIQVLTFYPGASPEVMASSVTGPLERQFGQIPGLTQMTSTSSGGGSVVTLQFSLTESIDIAQQDVQAAINASFSYLPKDLPNPPVYSKVNPADAPVMTLALTSDTLELSKVEDLADTVLAQKISQLSGVGLVSIAGGQKPAVRIQANPTALGGYGLSLEDVRAALGSANVDQAKGNLNGTKQAFTIEANDQLLSSKDYNNVIIAYRNGSPVRLSDIANATDSAENLYQAAWMGRGGKRGVDAALKPAIIVNIQRQPGANIIGVVDEVQALLPQLRTTLPANVTLQVLTDRTNTIRASVKDVQFELMLTIALVVMVIFLFLRSLAATIIPSVAVPLSIVGTFGIMYLLGYSLNNLSLMALTISTGFVVDDAIVMIENIARYLEEGDSPLTAALKGSEQIGFTIVSLTVSLIAVLIPLLFMGDIVGRLFREFAVTLAVTILMSALVSLTLTPMMAAKLLKHKPEAQQGWFYRKSEAFFEAVIARYAVGVRWVLRHQTFTLLVTLATFALTVYLFLIVPKGFFPVQDTGVLLGITEAPETISFQAMALRQQQLARVILRDPDVESLSSFIGVDGTNMTLNSGRIQINLKDREKRTTSAADVIRRLEPMVAKVDGIECYLQPLQDLTVEDRVSRTQYQYSIEDANATEMAYWTNRLVEKLRQIPILTDVASDQQLNGLEAELVIDRDTASRLGITPQNIDDTLDDAFGQRQVSTIFTQLNQYHVVLEVAPKFQLNTDALDRIYVKSSNGTQVPLSTFTHVVPRQTTLAINHQGQFPSSTISFNLAPGKSIGDAVTAVNKAKQELNVPASVNARFQGTAASFEASLQNEPLLILAALIVVYIVLGVLYESYIHPITILSTLPSAGVGAILALLIFHVDLSVIALIGIILLIGIVKKNAIMMIDFALEAERDHGMTPTEAIYQACLLRFRPIMMTTMAALLGGVPLALGTGTGSELRRPLGITIVGGLIVSQVLTLFTTPVVYLFFDRIGRRLKRAEPVLEAEEVY; via the coding sequence ATGAGCCCCTCACGTCCTTTTATTTTGCGGCCGGTGGCCACCTCGCTTCTGATGGTGGCCATTTTGCTTGCCGGTGCGGTGGCGTATTTGCAGCTTCCGGTGTCGGCGCTGCCGGAGGTCGATTACCCGACGATCCAGGTGCTGACGTTCTATCCGGGAGCTAGCCCGGAGGTAATGGCGTCCTCCGTCACTGGACCATTGGAGCGGCAGTTCGGGCAGATTCCTGGGCTGACGCAGATGACGTCGACGAGCTCGGGCGGCGGCAGCGTGGTGACGCTGCAGTTTTCGCTGACGGAGAGCATCGACATTGCGCAGCAGGATGTGCAGGCGGCGATCAATGCGAGCTTCAGCTATCTGCCGAAGGACCTGCCGAATCCGCCGGTGTACAGCAAGGTGAATCCGGCGGATGCGCCGGTGATGACGCTGGCGTTGACGAGCGATACGCTGGAGCTGTCGAAGGTAGAGGATCTTGCGGACACGGTGCTGGCGCAGAAGATCTCGCAGCTCTCGGGCGTGGGGCTGGTGTCGATTGCGGGCGGGCAGAAACCGGCGGTGCGGATTCAGGCGAATCCTACGGCGCTGGGCGGCTATGGGCTGAGCCTTGAGGATGTGCGCGCGGCGCTGGGTTCGGCCAATGTAGACCAGGCGAAGGGCAATCTGAATGGGACGAAGCAGGCGTTCACGATTGAGGCGAACGACCAACTGCTCTCGAGCAAGGACTACAACAACGTCATCATTGCGTATCGGAATGGGTCGCCGGTACGGTTGTCGGATATAGCGAATGCGACGGACAGTGCGGAGAATCTGTATCAGGCTGCGTGGATGGGACGGGGCGGAAAGCGCGGTGTGGATGCGGCGTTGAAGCCGGCGATCATCGTGAATATCCAGCGACAGCCGGGGGCGAACATCATCGGCGTGGTGGATGAGGTGCAGGCGCTGCTGCCGCAGTTGCGCACGACGCTGCCGGCCAACGTGACGTTGCAGGTGCTGACGGATCGGACGAATACGATTCGGGCGTCGGTGAAGGATGTGCAGTTTGAATTGATGCTGACCATCGCGCTGGTGGTGATGGTGATCTTCCTGTTTCTGCGGTCGCTGGCGGCGACGATTATTCCTTCGGTCGCGGTGCCTCTGTCGATTGTGGGGACGTTCGGGATCATGTACCTGCTGGGGTACAGCCTGAATAATTTGTCGCTGATGGCGCTGACGATCTCGACGGGCTTCGTGGTGGACGACGCGATTGTGATGATCGAGAACATCGCGCGGTATCTGGAAGAGGGCGATAGTCCGCTGACTGCGGCGCTGAAGGGCTCGGAGCAGATTGGGTTCACGATCGTGTCGCTGACGGTGAGCTTGATCGCGGTGCTGATTCCGCTGCTGTTTATGGGGGATATTGTCGGGCGGTTATTCCGCGAGTTTGCGGTGACGCTGGCGGTGACGATTTTGATGTCGGCGCTGGTGTCGTTGACGCTGACGCCGATGATGGCGGCGAAGCTATTGAAGCATAAGCCGGAGGCGCAGCAGGGCTGGTTCTATCGGAAGAGCGAGGCGTTCTTCGAGGCGGTGATCGCGCGCTATGCGGTGGGCGTGCGCTGGGTGCTGCGGCATCAGACGTTTACGCTACTGGTGACGCTGGCGACGTTTGCGTTGACGGTGTATCTGTTCCTGATTGTGCCGAAGGGGTTCTTCCCGGTGCAGGATACGGGGGTGCTGCTAGGCATTACGGAGGCTCCGGAGACGATCAGTTTTCAGGCGATGGCGCTGCGGCAGCAGCAGTTGGCGCGGGTGATTCTGCGTGATCCGGATGTGGAGAGCCTGTCGTCGTTCATCGGTGTGGATGGGACGAATATGACGCTGAACAGCGGCCGTATTCAGATCAACTTGAAGGATCGTGAGAAGCGGACGACGTCGGCGGCGGATGTGATTCGGCGGTTGGAGCCGATGGTGGCGAAGGTAGATGGTATCGAGTGCTATCTACAGCCGTTGCAGGATCTGACGGTTGAAGATCGAGTGAGCCGGACGCAGTATCAGTACTCGATTGAAGATGCGAACGCGACCGAGATGGCTTACTGGACGAATCGGCTGGTGGAGAAGCTGCGGCAGATTCCGATTTTGACGGATGTGGCGAGCGACCAGCAGTTGAACGGGCTGGAGGCGGAGCTGGTGATCGACCGCGATACGGCGAGCCGGCTGGGGATTACGCCGCAGAACATCGACGATACGTTGGACGATGCGTTCGGACAGCGGCAGGTATCGACGATCTTTACGCAGTTGAACCAGTACCACGTGGTGTTGGAGGTCGCGCCGAAGTTTCAGTTGAATACGGATGCGCTGGACCGGATCTATGTGAAGAGCTCGAATGGGACGCAGGTTCCGCTATCCACGTTTACGCATGTGGTGCCGCGACAGACGACGCTTGCGATCAATCATCAGGGGCAGTTCCCTTCCTCGACGATCTCGTTCAATCTTGCGCCGGGCAAGTCGATTGGCGATGCGGTGACGGCGGTGAACAAGGCGAAGCAGGAGCTGAATGTTCCGGCGAGCGTGAATGCGCGGTTCCAGGGCACGGCAGCTTCGTTCGAGGCTTCGTTGCAGAATGAGCCGTTGCTGATTCTGGCGGCGCTGATCGTGGTGTATATCGTGCTGGGCGTGTTGTATGAGAGCTACATTCATCCGATCACGATTCTTTCGACGCTGCCCTCGGCTGGTGTGGGTGCGATTCTTGCGCTGCTGATCTTCCATGTGGACCTGAGTGTGATTGCGCTGATCGGCATCATTCTGCTGATCGGCATTGTGAAGAAGAATGCCATCATGATGATCGACTTTGCGCTGGAGGCGGAGCGCGACCATGGGATGACGCCGACGGAGGCGATCTATCAGGCGTGCCTGCTGCGTTTTCGGCCGATTATGATGACGACGATGGCGGCGCTGCTGGGTGGGGTTCCGCTGGCACTGGGAACGGGTACGGGATCGGAGCTGCGACGGCCGCTGGGCATTACGATCGTCGGCGGATTGATTGTGTCTCAGGTGCTGACTCTGTTTACGACGCCGGTGGTGTATTTGTTCTTCGACCGCATTGGACGGAGATTGAAGCGTGCGGAGCCGGTGTTGGAGGCGGAGGAGGTTTATTGA
- a CDS encoding helix-turn-helix transcriptional regulator, with translation MTKMVIANRIRRLRFDHGEMTQQALAEKIGATRQTIISIEAGKYTPSLELAFRIADAFGVGVEEVFYR, from the coding sequence ATGACGAAGATGGTGATTGCCAACCGGATAAGACGGCTGCGGTTCGACCATGGCGAGATGACGCAGCAGGCGCTGGCGGAGAAGATCGGGGCGACGCGGCAGACAATCATCTCGATCGAGGCCGGCAAATATACGCCATCCCTGGAGCTGGCGTTCCGGATCGCGGATGCATTCGGAGTGGGAGTGGAAGAGGTCTTCTATCGGTGA
- a CDS encoding efflux RND transporter periplasmic adaptor subunit yields the protein MPSELSEPEVRSSKQTFDSVSQASEPGSGWGGVVRKLVVVLVILLVVGAAIWKIRRNTAEQKAQNAQLEAQGDRPTPVLTSTVEQKPMPVYLTALGTVTAYNTVTIKTRVDGQLMRVNVNEGQAVKQGQLLMEIDPKPYEAALAQAKGQLVKDQANAKNALAEAQRYTALAKAGVVSQESEQTQISASGQAAGSIEADMAAIDAAKVNLAYTKIASPINGVVGLRQVDPGNIVHATDTTGLLVVTQLQPISVIFTLPEDQLPEVFRLTRGGAKLRVEAYDRSSSTHLATGELLTLDNQIDTTTGTDKVKAVFNNSDGALFPNQFVNVRLVLHDRNDAVVIPAAALQTGTQGSFVYLVKQGATPANLRQTGPDGTPAAADPSGSYVVTQPVKIDVAEGSQLIVGSGLKPGDQIVVDGQERLRNGSSVIPKLTQVAPQGQGRRS from the coding sequence ATGCCATCGGAACTGTCTGAACCAGAGGTTAGAAGCTCCAAACAAACATTTGATTCTGTATCGCAGGCATCCGAGCCGGGCTCGGGCTGGGGCGGTGTGGTGCGGAAGCTGGTCGTCGTGCTGGTCATTCTGCTGGTGGTTGGGGCGGCCATCTGGAAGATACGCCGCAATACCGCCGAGCAGAAGGCGCAGAATGCTCAGTTGGAGGCGCAAGGCGACCGTCCTACGCCGGTGCTGACCTCGACGGTCGAGCAGAAGCCGATGCCGGTGTACCTGACGGCGCTGGGAACGGTGACGGCGTATAACACGGTCACGATCAAGACGCGTGTGGATGGTCAGTTGATGCGGGTGAACGTCAACGAGGGGCAGGCGGTGAAGCAGGGCCAGCTTCTGATGGAGATCGACCCGAAGCCGTATGAGGCGGCGCTGGCCCAGGCCAAGGGACAGTTGGTGAAGGATCAGGCGAACGCGAAGAACGCTCTGGCCGAGGCGCAACGGTATACGGCGCTGGCAAAGGCTGGGGTGGTGTCGCAGGAGAGCGAGCAGACGCAGATTTCGGCGTCGGGGCAGGCGGCGGGATCGATCGAGGCGGATATGGCTGCGATCGACGCGGCGAAGGTGAACCTGGCGTATACGAAGATTGCGTCGCCGATCAATGGCGTGGTTGGGCTGCGGCAGGTCGATCCGGGCAATATTGTGCATGCGACGGATACGACGGGGCTGCTGGTGGTGACGCAGTTGCAGCCGATCTCGGTGATCTTTACGCTGCCCGAGGACCAGTTGCCGGAGGTGTTCCGGCTGACACGCGGCGGAGCGAAGCTGCGGGTGGAGGCGTATGACCGGTCGAGCTCGACACACCTGGCGACGGGGGAGTTGTTGACGCTGGACAACCAGATCGACACGACGACGGGTACGGACAAGGTGAAGGCGGTCTTCAATAATTCGGATGGAGCGCTGTTTCCGAACCAGTTTGTGAATGTGCGGCTGGTGCTGCACGATCGGAACGATGCCGTGGTGATTCCTGCGGCGGCGTTGCAGACGGGGACGCAGGGTAGCTTTGTATATCTGGTGAAGCAGGGGGCGACGCCTGCGAATCTGCGACAGACTGGTCCGGATGGGACGCCTGCGGCGGCAGATCCGTCGGGGAGCTATGTGGTGACGCAGCCGGTGAAGATCGATGTGGCCGAAGGGTCGCAATTGATTGTGGGCAGTGGGCTGAAGCCGGGCGATCAGATCGTCGTGGATGGGCAGGAGCGGCTGCGAAATGGAAGCAGCGTGATTCCGAAGTTGACGCAGGTTGCACCGCAGGGGCAGGGGCGACGTTCATGA